A genomic region of Gallus gallus isolate bGalGal1 chromosome 19, bGalGal1.mat.broiler.GRCg7b, whole genome shotgun sequence contains the following coding sequences:
- the SKA2P1 gene encoding spindle and kinetochore-associated protein 2 codes for METAVTRLETMFQKAESDLDYIQHRLEFEIMKSLPDNPAAEENPVALLEELSMVKTRYKTLCMQLEKVSLEQRESMNGIRAALESTMKIVQTLQQHNDLQCLPLSEEEQAAAQQLGFQTAKEMESPVKKPFCSESGDPDSAEGPQFKPLTEETLQTVPRRIRSTVKLADLNNLYRDLFNHFVVNKNRAALSVSQMNKLNMKATDARIQILKELAIVELDKQGNVKLVM; via the exons ATGGAGACGGCGGTTACCAGGCTCGAGACCATG TTCCAGAAGGCAGAATCTGATCTGGATTATATTCAACACAGACTGGAATTTGAGATAATGAAAAGTCTTCCTGATAATCCAGCAGCAGAG GAAAACCCCGTTGCTCTCTTAGAAGAACTCTCCATGGTGAAAACTCGTTACAAAACGTTATGTATGCAGCTGGAAAAAGTTTCCTTAGAGCAGAGAGAATCCATGAATGGCATCCGTGCTGCTCTGGAGAGCACCATGAAGATCGTTCAGACACTGCAGCAACACAATGATCTCCAG TGCTTGCCTCTGTCAGAAGAAgaacaggctgcagcacagcagttaGGCTTCCAAACTGCTAAAGAAATGGAATCACCAGTCAAAAAG CCATTCTGTTCAGAATCTGGAGACCCTGACTCAGCTGAAG GGCCACAGTTCAAACCTCTGACTGAAGAAACACTTCAGACTGTTCCAAGGCGGATCAGAAGCACCGTTAAATTAGCAGACTTGAACAATTTGTACAGGGATTTATTTAACCACTTTGTTGTAAATAAGAACAG AGCGGCACTGAGCGTTTCACAGATGAACAAACTGAACATGAAGGCCACTGACGCAAGAATACAGATCCTGAAGGAGCTTGCTATTGTGGAACTTGACAAACAGGGCAATGTTAAATTGGTCATGTAA